In Musa acuminata AAA Group cultivar baxijiao chromosome BXJ2-10, Cavendish_Baxijiao_AAA, whole genome shotgun sequence, a genomic segment contains:
- the LOC135625587 gene encoding U-box domain-containing protein 41-like yields MGSSKLRWKFSFRRPAAAASSPSHSASSSPSFTTEMPVEFLCPISRSIMADPVIVPSGHTFERSCIQGCLDLAFPPPGLPLDLHLPFSSPAAAPQLLLIPNAALKSAIFAWCARCGLPPPHPVPTEAALALVRCLMPRDRSTPPSATVPVATATPSDGGKDENDGSCNGGKGEDVRASEFFEGGKSQKDDVLASESEVTLITPPSPFEREREKNKCSSSSTVSTPSSSSCHSSSSYSSSEIVVVVVDERLDRERIPSVANSPSLRTTDAMEEILIRSRDLDAGQQESAAAALRKATRESRDRRVALCTPRLLGALRPVLLSPCAAVQINAAAAIVNLSLEPVNKVRILRSGMVPALVEVLRRGHPEARDHAAGALFGLALEDENRAAIGVLGAISPLLNMFAGPSADGPRARRDAGLALYHLSLAAANRSKIARTPGASHALLAVAAERDEEDAAAPGEQGQGLGPATIAAMVIHNLAGCNEGRAALMGAGAVTALVRLIKGPPLTAAEEQCVAALYWMSQGSLRFRCLAKAAGAEQVLMKVATEGGGGGPLREMARRAVRALRGEEDDEAAVAAHGFGAEADGSSAVSDGLMSFRRRRNGFGGRPGGMKSAKF; encoded by the coding sequence ATGGGAAGCAGCAAGCTGCGGTGGAAGTTCTCCTTCCGCcgtcccgccgccgccgcctcctcgccGTCGCACTCCGCTTCGTCTTCGCCTTCCTTCACGACGGAGATGCCGGTGGAGTTCCTCTGCCCCATCTCCCGCTCCATCATGGCTGACCCCGTCATCGTCCCCTCCGGCCACACCTTCGAGCGCAGCTGCATCCAGGGCTGCCTCGACCTCGCCTTCCCCCCGCCAGGCCTCCCCCTTGACCTCCACCTTCCCTTCTCCTCGCCGGCAGCGGCGCCGCAACTCCTCCTCATCCCCAACGCCGCCCTCAAGTCCGCCATCTTCGCCTGGTGCGCCCGCTGCGGCCTGCCCCCTCCTCATCCCGTCCCGACCGAAGCTGCCCTCGCCCTCGTCCGCTGTCTTATGCCCCGAGATCGATCTACTCCTCCTTCTGCCACTGTCCCAGTCGCCACAGCAACGCCCTCTGATGGCGGAAAAGACGAAAATGATGGATCCTGCAATGGAGGTAAAGGTGAGGATGTGCGAGCTTCCGAGTTCTTCGAAGGCGGAAAGAGTCAGAAAGATGATGTTTTGGCTTCGGAATCGGAAGTGACGCTCATCACTCCTCCCTCTCCCTTCGAGCGAGAGCGGGAGAAGAACAAATGTTCCAGCTCTTCGACGGTGTCTACCCCGTCGTCGTCCTCTTGTCACTCATCGTCTTCCTATTCTTCTTCTgagatcgtcgtcgtcgtcgtcgatgaAAGGCTGGATCGGGAGCGAATTCCAAGCGTCGCCAATTCGCCATCGCTGAGGACGACCGATGCGATGGAAGAGATCTTGATCAGGTCGAGAGATTTGGATGCCGGGCAGCAGGAATCCGCCGCGGCAGCCCTCCGTAAGGCCACGAGGGAGAGCCGCGACCGGCGCGTCGCCCTCTGCACCCCGCGCCTTCTCGGCGCTCTACGCCCCGTGCTCCTCTCGCCCTGCGCCGCCGTCCAGATCAATGCCGCCGCGGCAATTGTGAACCTATCGCTGGAACCGGTGAATAAAGTTAGGATTTTGAGGTCAGGCATGGTGCCAGCGCTCGTCGAGGTGCTCCGACGCGGCCACCCGGAGGCCCGCGACCACGCCGCCGGTGCCCTTTTCGGCCTCGCCCTCGAGGACGAGAACCGCGCCGCGATCGGCGTACTGGGGGCCATCTCGCCGCTCCTCAACATGTTCGCCGGTCCCTCCGCCGACGGTCCCCGCGCCCGCCGCGACGCTGGGTTGGCGCTCTACCACCTCTCCCTCGCCGCTGCCAACCGGTCAAAAATCGCGCGCACTCCCGGGGCATCGCACGCGCTGCTCGCGGTGGCGGCAGAGAGGGACGAGGAGGATGCAGCCGCTCCGGGGGAGCAGGGGCAGGGCCTGGGGCCAGCGACGATAGCGGCGATGGTGATCCACAACCTGGCCGGGTGCAACGAGGGGCGCGCGGCGCTGATGGGTGCAGGCGCGGTGACCGCTTTGGTGAGGCTGATCAAGGGACCGCCACTGACGGCGGCGGAGGAGCAATGCGTGGCGGCTCTGTACTGGATGAGCCAGGGGAGCCTGCGGTTCCGTTGTCTGGCAAAGGCTGCGGGGGCGGAACAGGTGCTGATGAAGGTGGCGACGGAGGGCGGCGGAGGAGGACCCCTGCGGGAGATGGCGAGGAGGGCGGTGAGGGCTCTGCGGGGGGAGGAAGACGACGAGGCGGCAGTGGCGGCCCACGGGTTCGGGGCGGAGGCGGACGGTAGCAGCGCCGTATCGGACGGGCTGATGTCGTTTCGGCGGCGTCGCAACGGCTTCGGTGGCAGACCGGGTGGCATGAAGTCGGCCAAGTTCTGA
- the LOC103969717 gene encoding uncharacterized protein LOC103969717 — translation MSARPQFTITLGRSGQVVKRARPIVDGSHSVDDMPSLGGKRSVRERLESNTANYNSYRRQYENKRQRTDGHDSRFIDKNMRDKQIKTDHRVGRDDLRWKLMKKSLSRRNLDAEGQRDVDLREKLSRNVQASSRSDSRQHVTESSASGLGRRIPSTRSADDLLELDSHRKSYSWTSDRQRLGSPDRFISTQRHMPPSRRYEELRHASAIRSIDASRPSSFLTNSGIGDASRSLNFMAKDMSVNANPVVRAPAPGIIEPRSVLKPEEPLTVASLLHSLGLGKYAILFQAEEVDMTALRQMGDTDLKELGIPMGPRKILLAALSHARQRQR, via the exons ATGTCCGCTCGCCCCCAGTTCACCATTACTCTAGGCCGAAGCGGTCAG GTTGTCAAGAGAGCACGACCTATAGTTGATGGTAGTCATTCTGTTGATGACATGCCTTCCTTAGGTGGCAAAAGGTCGGTGAGAGAAAGGTTGGAAAGTAACACGGCCAATTACAATTCTTATAGAAGGCAGTATGAAAACAAACG TCAAAGGACTGACGGCCATGATTCAAGATTCATTGATAAGAATATGAGGGACAAACAAATCAAAACTG ATCATCGGGTTGGAAGAGATGATCTGAGATGGAAACTTATGAAGAAAAGCTTATCTCGAAGAAATCTTGATGCTGAAGGACAACGTGATGTCGACCTACGTGAAAAACTCTCTCGAAATGTACAGGCTTCTAGTAGATCTGATTCCCGACAACATGTAACAGAATCAAGTGCCTCTGGCCTTGGAAGGAGAATACCTTCCACAAGAAGTGCAGATGATTTACTGGAATTGGATTCACATAGAAAGTCTTACTCTTGGACATCGGACCGGCAGAGGCTTGGTTCTCCGGATAGGTTTATCAGCACTCAAAGGCACATGCCTCCTTCTAGAAGATATGAGGAGCTGCGGCATGCATCTGCTATAAGATCTATAGATGCTTCTAGACCCTCTAGTTTTCTGACAAATAGTGGGATAGGTGATGCTTCCAGATCTCTTAATTTTATGGCGAAGGACATGAGTGTGAATGCAAATCCGGTTGTTCGAGCTCCTGCACCAGGGATTATTGAGCCAAGAAGTGTCCTTAAG CCTGAGGAACCTCTTACAGTTGCTAGCTTGCTACATTCATTAGGGCTTGGAAAATATGCCATACTCTTTCAGGCAGAAGAG GTTGACATGACTGCATTAAGGCAGATGGGAGACACTGACCTAAAAGAATTGGGAATTCCCATG GGCCCTAGGAAGATCCTTCTTGCAGCTTTATCTCATGCAAGACAGCGGCAACGGTGA